Proteins found in one Lycium ferocissimum isolate CSIRO_LF1 chromosome 6, AGI_CSIRO_Lferr_CH_V1, whole genome shotgun sequence genomic segment:
- the LOC132061358 gene encoding uncharacterized protein LOC132061358 — protein sequence MPLNGNKDLSGDFVVRSTMGKGFDTFRGILRQQGLENFFRASCFGPYLDLPEDTGARFQMTMVSELLKRKIICDRKDEIWINYCGMPWGKSYTQKKLLQDLESKTFSKKHKEAPCLVWFVHSVLWARDVNYNIPLGLIKLVEDYDAFNNYAWGFQSFSLTVEYLMKHLKPTGKTQNLYGFPWAFMAWAFEAIPHLRHQVKEYSEEVTYPRILRWLTARNNTKLSVDLFNPPKEAVSIRTQQMTRCCNSFYNLLQQHMHLLQQVTYLLENVQQIINLLQQVTQQINLL from the exons ATGCCGCTgaatggaaataaggatttgtcCGGTGATTTTGTGGTTAGATCAACCATGGGCAAGGGCTTTGACACCTTCAGGGGCATTCTCCGGCAGCAGGGGTTGGAGAATTTCTTTAGGGCTAGCTGCTTTGGGCCCTATTTAGATTTGCCTGAAGATACCGGTGCCCGATTTCAAATGACAATGGTTTCTGAGCTTTTGAAGCGTAAGATTATTTGTGATAGAAAGGATGAGATTTGGATCAATTACTGTGGCATGCCG TGGGGAAAGAGCTACACTCAAAAGAAATTGTTGCAAGATTTGGAGTCCAAAACATTCTCAAAAAAGCACAAGGAGGCACCGTGCTTAGTTTGGTTTGTGCACAGTGTTCTTTGGGCAAGAGACGTAAACTACAACATACCGCTTGGATTGATTAAACTTGTTGAGGACTATGATGCCTTCAACAACTATGCCTGGGGTTTTCAAAGCTTTAGCTTGACTGTTGAATATTTGATGAAGCATTTGAAGCCAACGGGGAAGACACAAAACCTATATGGCTTCCCTTGGGCTTTCATG GCTTGGGCATTTGAAGCCATTCCTCACCTCAGGCATCAAGTCAAGGAATACTCCGAAGAAGTTACCTATCCAAGAATTCTTAGATGGCTCACTGCCAGGAACAACACAAAATTGAGTGTTGACCTTTTCAACCCCCCTAAGGAAGCTGTAAGCATTAGAACACAACAGATGACTAGGTGTTGCAACAGCTTTTATAATCTGCTGCAACAACACAtgcatctgttgcaacaagttacctatCTGTTGGAAAATGTCCAACAGATAATtaacctgttgcaacaagttacccaacAGATAAATCTGTTATAA